Proteins from a genomic interval of Clostridium sp. AN503:
- the cbiD gene encoding cobalt-precorrin-5B (C(1))-methyltransferase CbiD codes for MSYPHRRNLRCFLDDPQVIQEESRPYITRDHYYSSYRINERNHMNPIHQKSLRSGYTTGTCASAAAKAAAIFLLTGKEPDSVNLKLPEGEEGIWYPKPCTDPGYEGFFQVQKDAGDDPDVTDRSWICARVSPISRPRLTELKDSGRGYWLEDYPDLYINGGTGIGIATKPGLSCPPGHYAINPVPRSMIAAAVWQTCQQAAYEGCLEVQVAIPEGQRLAEKTFNPRLGIEGGISVLGTTGIVKPMSEEALLETIRLDIHMKGTAGEKILLLAPGNYGENFLRENMGVPLGEAVLCSNFVGDAVAMLVKEQIRQVLFVGHIGKLVKVSAGVRNTHSRYGDGRMEQMAELLQTAAPENAALRQAVLQCNTTEEAVSLLREAGSAEQTLNLLAARVKAQLEEWSGGQLKAQVVTFSSAYGILGKTSQADELLTQWKRQKQQKQHREDAN; via the coding sequence TTGAGTTATCCCCATCGGAGGAACCTCCGATGCTTCCTGGATGACCCCCAGGTCATCCAGGAAGAGAGCCGTCCGTATATAACCAGGGACCATTATTACAGCAGCTATCGGATCAATGAAAGGAACCATATGAACCCAATACATCAGAAAAGCCTGAGAAGCGGTTATACAACCGGTACGTGCGCGTCGGCTGCGGCGAAGGCCGCAGCCATTTTTCTGCTAACAGGAAAAGAACCCGATTCAGTTAATCTGAAGCTGCCGGAGGGAGAAGAAGGAATCTGGTATCCAAAACCATGCACGGACCCGGGATACGAAGGCTTTTTTCAGGTCCAGAAAGACGCAGGAGACGATCCGGACGTGACCGACAGATCCTGGATATGCGCCAGGGTATCCCCCATAAGCCGCCCCCGGCTCACAGAACTGAAAGACAGCGGCAGAGGGTACTGGCTGGAGGATTATCCCGATCTATACATAAATGGGGGAACCGGAATCGGTATCGCCACCAAACCAGGGCTGTCCTGCCCTCCTGGACACTATGCCATCAACCCTGTTCCAAGGAGTATGATCGCAGCCGCAGTGTGGCAGACCTGTCAGCAGGCGGCATATGAAGGCTGTCTTGAAGTGCAGGTTGCCATACCGGAGGGGCAACGTCTGGCGGAAAAGACGTTCAATCCCCGTCTGGGTATCGAGGGCGGGATCTCAGTTCTGGGAACTACCGGAATCGTAAAGCCCATGAGCGAGGAGGCGCTTTTAGAGACCATACGGCTGGATATCCATATGAAGGGGACAGCCGGCGAGAAGATCCTGCTGTTGGCTCCGGGGAATTACGGTGAGAATTTCCTGCGGGAGAATATGGGAGTGCCTCTGGGAGAAGCGGTGCTCTGCAGCAATTTCGTGGGTGATGCCGTAGCGATGCTTGTGAAAGAGCAGATCCGGCAGGTGCTGTTTGTGGGACATATTGGCAAACTGGTGAAAGTCTCAGCGGGAGTCCGGAATACCCATTCCCGTTATGGGGACGGCCGGATGGAGCAGATGGCGGAGCTTTTGCAAACTGCAGCTCCGGAAAATGCAGCCCTGCGCCAGGCGGTCCTTCAGTGCAATACCACGGAGGAGGCGGTTTCCCTCCTGCGGGAAGCGGGATCTGCAGAACAGACGCTGAATCTTTTGGCGGCACGGGTAAAAGCCCAGCTGGAGGAATGGTCTGGAGGACAACTAAAAGCCCAAGTGGTGACATTTTCTTCCGCATACGGTATACTTGGTAAGACATCACAGGCGGATGAGCTGCTTACACAGTGGAAGCGGCAGAAGCAGCAAAAACAACACAGGGAGGACGCAAATTGA
- a CDS encoding small, acid-soluble spore protein, alpha/beta type — MSKSKKSKEPFDVNHMTPEEQLKFEIAEELGLGDRVIKEGWRCLTSKESGRIGGLITKRKREMQKEALEATPLSK; from the coding sequence ATGTCAAAGAGCAAGAAATCGAAAGAACCGTTTGATGTGAATCATATGACACCGGAGGAGCAGTTAAAGTTTGAGATCGCAGAGGAGCTGGGACTGGGAGACCGGGTGATAAAAGAAGGCTGGAGATGCCTGACATCCAAAGAAAGCGGCCGGATCGGCGGCCTGATCACCAAAAGAAAGCGAGAAATGCAAAAAGAAGCCTTAGAAGCAACCCCCTTGTCAAAATAA